Proteins from one Coffea arabica cultivar ET-39 chromosome 8c, Coffea Arabica ET-39 HiFi, whole genome shotgun sequence genomic window:
- the LOC113706415 gene encoding uncharacterized protein: MAGDEDWRNNADTQKMSSEDVRKAGADNSKRPPGHNPGGVLHQRRNLPYSPTTMALIGFTIAGSIFYFTLYAKKKPEASARDVARVSTNTADPHDTGPRK, translated from the coding sequence ATGGCAGGAGATGAAGATTGGAGGAACAATGCAGACACCCAGAAAATGAGCTCAGAAGATGTGAGAAAAGCAGGAGCAGACAACTCAAAAAGGCCACCAGGCCATAACCCTGGTGGTGTTTTGCATCAAAGGAGAAATTTGCCGTATAGTCCTACTACTATGGCTCTGATTGGCTTTACTATTGCTGGTTCGATCTTTTACTTCACTTTGTATGCTAAGAAAAAGCCTGAAGCAAGTGCTAGGGATGTTGCTAGGGTCAGTACTAATACTGCTGACCCTCATGATACTGGTCCACGGAAATAG